A genomic stretch from Lathyrus oleraceus cultivar Zhongwan6 chromosome 2, CAAS_Psat_ZW6_1.0, whole genome shotgun sequence includes:
- the LOC127121117 gene encoding heavy metal-associated isoprenylated plant protein 33, translated as MANVVEVKVGLHCDECIKKILKAIKKIEDIETYNVDKQLNKVIVTGNVTNEEVIGVLHKAGKNATVWENVQC; from the exons ATGGCCAAT GTAGTGGAAGTGAAAGTTGGTTTACATTGTGATGAGTGTATCAAGAAAATTCTCAAGGCCATCAAGAAGATTGAAG ATATCGAGACATACAACGTGGACAAACAATTGAACAAGGTTATTGTTACGGGCAATGTTACCAATGAAGAAGTGATTGGAGTTCTTCATAAGGCTGGCAAGAATGCAACTGTATGGGAAAATGTTCAATGTTGA